In a single window of the Elaeis guineensis isolate ETL-2024a chromosome 4, EG11, whole genome shotgun sequence genome:
- the LOC105034737 gene encoding uncharacterized protein, translating into MALLSLFIASLLASATLDTARAVEYEVSNNAAGTPGGTRFDNEIGLDYSKQVLEAASSFIWSTFEQSEGDRKDVQLITLVIETMDGVAYTSNNGIHVSANYIASYSGDVKTEITGVLYHEMTHVWQWNGNGAAPGGLIEGIADYVRLKAGYAPSHWVKPGQGDRWDQGYDVTARFLDYCDSLKSGFVAQLNAKMKNGYSDDFFVELLGKTVDQLWNDYKAKYGG; encoded by the coding sequence ATGGCACTGCTATCTCTGTTCATTGCTTCTCTCCTGGCCTCTGCCACCTTGGACACCGCCAGGGCGGTCGAATATGAGGTGAGCAACAATGCCGCCGGCACCCCCGGCGGCACCCGCTTCGACAACGAGATCGGTCTCGACTACAGCAAGCAAGTGCTGGAAGCTGCCTCTTCCTTCATATGGTCAACCTTCGAGCAGTCGGAAGGGGACAGGAAGGATGTCCAGCTCATCACTCTGGTGATCGAAACCATGGATGGCGTCGCATACACGAGCAACAACGGGATCCACGTCAGCGCCAACTACATCGCCAGCTACTCCGGCGATGTGAAGACGGAGATCACCGGCGTGCTCTATCATGAGATGACCCATGTCTGGCAGTGGAACGGCAATGGTGCAGCCCCAGGAGGGCTTATAGAAGGGATAGCAGACTATGTGAGGCTTAAGGCTGGGTATGCTCCGAGCCATTGGGTTAAGCCTGGGCAGGGAGACAGGTGGGATCAGGGTTACGATGTTACTGCTCGATTCCTTGACTACTGTGACAGTCTTAAGAGTGGTTTTGTGGCTCAGCTTAATGCCAAGATGAAGAATGGGTACAGTGATGACTTCTTTGTGGAGCTTCTTGGCAAGACAGTGGATCAGCTTTGGAATGACTACAAGGCTAAATATGGAGGTTGA